The segment AAGATGTTTATGAGAAGGTACAGCTGATCAGGTAAATCTGTATGatggattttgtttttgtaaatgttgtagacacaagtaaccatggcaacagagAAAAAAGTGGTGATGGTTACTGGAGGCACAGGTCTTGTGGGCAAGGCCATAGAGAATATTGTCACAAATGAACTGAAACGGGATGACGAAGAATGGCATTTTGTATCATCTAAAGATGGAGATCTTTCGTGAGTACAGCCATGTATTTATACTAGGGCAGAGGTATGTCATGGGTTTAGAATACTGGTTCACCATGACCATTTTTGAAGGTCTCtattccacatgggtacaatgtgtgaagcccacttgtGATGTTGgccttcaacaatccatgcttgccataaaaggcaactatgtttgtcgtaacaggatcggctggtcaggttcgctgacttgattgacacatttcatcgtttctcagttgcgcaaatcgatgttcatattgttgatcactggattgtcaggtccaggctcgattattttcagacagctgccatataactggaatattgtagagtgcagcgttaaaactaaactcacacactcacacactcactcattgctcaaaatgatatttttcagaGACCTTGCACAGACTGAAGCATTGTTTCAGAGGATAAAGCCAACCCATGTCATTCACTTGGCAGCTCTTGTTGGAGGTCTGTTCCGCAACCTCAAGTACAATCTTGACTTTCTGGTATGTTTCACCCAATTCCATTACATATTCATGGTCATTCTTGTGTCCAGGGGACCATCAGTTTTGGGGTTGATTGGAATGGCACCCTGACTTTAACTTGTGTCATATGTGAAAGACTTTGAAGGCAGACATGTATGTTGTGAGACTGAAGAAAATAGACTGTCTGAAGTTTCAATATATGAATTTACGATGGGTTGCCTGGAATGATCGCTCGTCTTGTTGTAGGTTGATGTGGATTTCTGGGCTCTCCTtacatatttctggaatattagtaaatatattgctaaaatattacCTTAATACTCACTACCTGTCATCCACCATTGGAAGATCTAATCCAACTGTTAATGAATGTGAAAGgtatttcatcatgtttttcaaatacAGTCAAATCCCGATGAGTCGAATCACTGGGGACCAAGTACTAAATTTGACTTATCAATGTTTTCGAGACATAAGAATGCCTATGAGGGTAGAAAAAAGATGATATTGAAGAAGTCTTTTGGTATATAAATATGCTAGACTAGACAGGAGACCAGTCAGCCATCAAAAGGTGGTAACTGTGGCGTGTTTAGTTCAACAAACAGAGGCCTCATTATGGCCAAACATTTCGCTCTTGCAGTGGGGATTGTACATTTATTGTAAGTAACATGagtgtttattttgaaacacaaacattaaaTTATAAGGTAAGGAAATaaagtgattttttttcatgtagaCTTTGCCTTTAACGCTTCCAATTCCAGTGGCGATGGTTTGACGGCAACTTGTGTGTTGTCTTCATCATCAGGCCAAAGatgtatattcaaatgaatataAGTCTTTGATCAGATGATCACCGATCATTGTTAACTCAATGTCATGTGCTAATTATTCCCCCGTTTCTGTAAAATCACTAATCTGCCTTTTGACTAATCACCCATTAAAGGGCAGATAGGAGTGAGCCGTGTTGGTTTGTTAATTGGATCAGTAAGCTACACCAGTTAGTGCCTCTTTTTACTTACTTTGACTTATGTATACAAGATTAATGTTGTTTGAATCTCATGGGACCAAACTTCCTTCTCGTGTTATTGTGTGTAATTATGAGATGAATTCGTGTAGCCGGAAATCAAATGATGACAATTTTAACAGGGAATGGTCGGAACCGAAGTTATGCATACTAATGATTACATTACTCTAAATCAGGATCAGTGCACAAAACATGAATTAGACACATGGTTTTGAAACCTCTGTAGACGacaggatctgaaatctgacgTTATATGATCACCATGGAAATAGTTTTTTAAAGTGGAGAAACATCACCCTTCATTAAGTTTGGCAGCTCATCATAAGCTTGTGAAAATGTGTGGCGGTACAGCAAGCTGAGGGCCAACACACTCAATACTGACCTCTTCGTGTTTTGTGTATTTCAATTTCACTGACCCAACCCCTCACTTTTGTAGTGCACCTGCTTTCCAGTTTGTAATAATGTCACAACTGTTTGTGTCAgttttgtaataaaaaaaaGGTCAAagtaaagtttgaaataatgCAGTGATTCTTATCCtcatttctttctgtttcaaTGGTTGTTGCTAAACATTTGTTACTGAGTACATTTTCTCTCTTAAGCAGCTGGTGGAACAGCATCGGCACACCCAGATCAGACCCCTACAACTGACAGCTTACATTAGGGGATTATGTAGacaacatttgatttgggtgaccttggcCTTATCTCCATGGTCACCACAACTTTTGACCATTATTCAAACTTATGTAAACACGTTATCTCAATAAACATTGCACCCAAGATCTTCAATAATGTCTGCAGCCTACATTGGGTGTTTATGCAGACACAAGTCAAGCATCTTGTAAGTGACCAAAAAATATTAAGTAATAAAattgtcataaatatttcactCTTTTTTTTAGCAGCAGGGGTCATTGTCatattagtggcaaacacttgtttgttATTAGTTTGTAAAGGTTTTTTGCCAGTCTTTCTCTATGTTGTAGATTATACATCATATTTCCTGTTCATTAGCTTGTAACTGTTGTAAACTGGCTTCCCGGTgatatttcattcataaataAGGAATTGCAAAGGAAGGCATACCAGCACAAATGTCTTCATAGTACCATTTTATTCAACATCTAACCATCCATCATGCTGCGGACATTTCCTGTGTTCCAGCGGGTGAACATTCAGATCAATGACAACATTCTCCACACCAGCTACAAGTCTGGAGTGAAGAAAGTGGTATCCTGTCTCTCCACCTGCATCTTCCCTGACAAAACCACATACCCTATTGATGAAACCATGGTAAGATAAACCTTGTACCCTTTTGATGAAACCATAGTACGGTAAACCGCCCAATCTCTTGATGAAACCATGGTAAGACAACTCCCTTCTTCTGTTGATGAAACCATGGTAAGACAGACCGCCTGCCCTTCTTGATGAAACCATGGTAAGACAAACACTCGACCCTTTTGAAACCATGGTAAGACAAACCCACAACCCTATTGATGAAAATCCGTGGTAGGACAAACCCCCTACCCCTTTATGAAACCATGGTAAGACAAACCCCTTACCCTCTTGGTGATACCATGGTAAGACAAACACCCTACCCCACTGATGCCATTATGGGAAGACAGTCCTCCTTACTTGATTGTTGAAACCATGACAACCCAAACTCCCAACATCATTTCATTGTTGAACATAGacaaaacatgttatatttgggattacaccttCAGTAGGAATCGATTAGATATGCTGACTTTGTCTTCTGGTGGTAAGGTGTCTCACTCTGAAAGTGTGGGCTTGAATCTTAGATGGGACTCAGCCGAACAAAACTACTAGAATCAgtgctttactgagaaagtgtaatcacaaatattACACAAATATTACATGTTAGATTTGGCCCCTTTCTAACTGGCTTTGTAGATGACACCATGGAAAGCACCAAGTACCCAACAGTAATAACAATCAATTTATAAAACAATAGTTAGAATGTTGAAAGTATTATGAACTATCCACTTGCCCCATGTTTGAACCAGTTGAATCATGGAAATCTACTCAGATGGACAAACAAACATCAGAACAACCTTGTCCATGTAAGCTCTGGGACTGTCACTGAACTGCTATTGCCTTAATTCCAGTGTTTGCTATTGTCactttttgtttttgatatgtCTATAGACAGTTCTTTTGAAAAGTTTTAAAGTGAGCGGTAAAATACAATTTGCATTTTCTTCTCCAATTCTCCATGAATGGTGACAAGTATTTGCATGTTTGTCTTTTTTCAGGTTCACAATGGCCCCCCACATGACAGCAACTTTGGATATTCTTATGCCAAACGTCTCATTGACATTCAGAATAAGTAAGTAAAGATTGTGTGAACTGATATATCCTGTCTCCATACTTTAATTCAGAATAGTGTTGGATACTGAAAGCAATTTAGTGTCTCCAAGAAGGTTTCAAATCACCCTCTTGTCAGTCATATATACTTAGAATAAAGAGTTAAGCGccacccagtatattttgccAATGTAGGTTTTCTGATGGAAATCTGTTATAATTTGGCTTAgttcatttcagtttaaaaccaaactaatattgaaattatcttttacttttAACAGAATGTATGCACATTAAGAAACAGGCACTTTGTTTTCCTCAaacttttgaaaagtgaaaatcagaaatgactctttgaagggcatttagaagtgaaatgcataagaatgaagattttatggatatcaacttctttatatgagaacacaatgtttcggagttaatgcttactccttcatcaggtgattgagaatggggtacagagctatatttatatgtacaggtaaaacaataacaaagtaacaagtggaatgaattaacgaaagctggaagccagtataaacaagcgctgattggaacccgacagttatgataacaatgatagaagccaatggtaatacattacagatgatgggatatgtttacataacacaggtagggggtaaggacgatgtacatgattagggataaggatggaagccaatggtggatgatgtttacataacacatgattggggattaaggatgatgtacatgactacatgagggtatgtttacatgggggttgatgatgtacaaacacaagtagatctacccgtgtacatccttatctacttaTCAACATTTGTGCATTGTGTTGGGGAAGAGATTCTAGTTTTCCCAAAGCTTATGTGAATTACATAGGCATTACGAATGATCACTTTGGAAACAACATTGCTGATTgtacaactaaatctgattgcaaccaatcacaAATCCTGAACGCTCACACCATGAAAAGGTCATATTAGAACAGTGGTttgtaggaagatgtgacaagtgaCCTCTGTGGGAACAGTCAGCATTAAAAAAATGTTCCATGTTGAAACTTTTAGACTGCTCATGTCTGCCATATCAATATAAACAAAGGCAATAAGACTAATTCCAATGCTGCCAACATTTTTCTGTCACTACAAAACATTTAGTTCCATTTGGTTTTGACAGCCGCTGTTATAACTTAAACCTGACCAAAATGTTTTTGGCATCTCactggtattgctggaatgttgctacaaCTGGTAAAAAAGATCATCCTTGCATGCTCTCACTCATACATTCAACATAAAGACAGAACTGCAtcaaacgtgtgtgtgtgtgtgtgtgtgtgtgtgtgtgtgtgtgtgtgtctgtgtctgtgtgtgtgtctgtgtgtctctgtgtgtgtgtgtctgtgtgtgtgtctgtgtctctgtgtctgtgtctctgtgtgcgAGAGAGAAAAGTTTTGAGAACAAATGTTAGGACATTGCCTGATATTTCAGAGCCTATCACATGCAACATGGCTGCCACTTCACTTCTGTAATCCCTACCAATGTGTTTGGTGCCCATGACAACTTCAACCTGGAAGATGGCCATGTACTACCTGGGCTCATGCACAAAGTCTACATGGCAAAGAGTGAGTCAACAATTACACACATCAATCTCAAAATTGTAGCTGGCCTAACATATATTTCCTGTAACGTTGAAGTTTATTGTTGTGAGTTAATAAATGATGAACCTCAGTGAAAATTAAATTCCTAggaaaactttacaccaaattgcagatgtacacatacatgataataGCACATGCTTCACAACAGTTCAATGCATGATTGGTTCCCCCTGTTGTTTACCCCATGcaagtggagaaattcatcaaTATACACCCcgactgttgatcacttgattgtctggtccacacttaataatttacagaccaccgccatattgctggaatattgctgagtgcggcataaaactaacctaGCTCACTGTCTCAACCTTTGCAAATAATTGGAAACTGAAAACATTGGCTGAGAATTTGCACAGAAATATTGGCAAATGCAGTAATGTGAGTTTGACTACAACTTTCAGAGAACAATACACCATTCACTGTATGGGGCACAGGCTCACCACTCCGTCAGTTTGTTTACTCCCTTGATCTGGCACGACTCTTTGTCTGGGTGCTTCGGGAATACCAGGAAATAGATCCCATCATCCTCTCTGGTAAGTTAAAACATCAGCAACGTAACGTTTAATTTTTCTATCCTGGGATGTACCAGGCATTTTATACTTTACTCAGTAAGTTGTAAGACTTTAGTATGACTAAATTGTTCAGTTGGTACGATTACataaattaatcttttaatcatACTTCAGTGGGATTGTTGTTCCTGATCTTAACCATTTGATTTCATGGTCCAGCATCAAGGCTATATCACTTTTCACATACTAAATGAGCAGTTGACTGACTTAGTAGTTCGATTGTCAAAAAAACCATGTTCAATTTTCATTActgaatacaatatttgaaacaaatttcTGTTGGCCCTGACATGACATTGCTAAAACCTTGCATTTCTTTCTGACTTTTAGGTGTCTAAGTAAAGATTGCTTTTTGCACATGACTTGCATGTTCATGATCACATCATTTTTTACAGTTTTTGATGGGTTCTGGTGAAACAGTTCTCAGTTTCACAGtgtcagtggggtagcctagtgaataaagcattcgcttgtcacactaAAAACCTGCATTCAGTGCCCCACATGGATATTgagtatgaagtccatttcttttgtccccagccaagatattgctgggataatGCTAAAGGCAGCAGTCACTCAATCAGCTGTACATTTGAACCTAACTTTTAGGTCTGCAGCAAGTAACTGGGACAGGGTTAGGTGGTAAGGGTTCAGCTACATGGGTAGTAAATCAGACTCCTTCCAGACCTCATTGTGTTGCTAACATCAGGTGTGATgaggaaacatatatacatgtacatgcataacTGAATGAGTGTGTTATTTCAGTTGGAGAGGAGGACGAGATCAGCATCAAGAGAGCAGCTGAGCTGGTTGTTGAAGCCATGGAATTTAAGGGAGAGGTCAAGGTGAGAAAAGTTGTCTGGCTATCTTGGTCACAGAGGAGTAAATACTGGCCATGGAACTGAAGCTCAGACATACAGTCTGTAGTATGGTCGGGTCATCCAGTGTCAATTTGGGTCAACCTGTGTATAGTCAGGATCATCCTGTGTAGTCAGGGTCATTGGGTATGTTGTCACAGTCGTCATGTGTGTAGTCAGGGTCATTGCGCATGTCATTCGGGTCATCCTGTATGTAGTCATGGTCACCATCCCATCAAATATGAGAAGGttgaacagatttaaccaatcagacaacggctactatctAAGGTTTGGCAGACTTCCTGTGCATAGTCTGGGTCATCCTGTGTGTAGTCAGAGTCATCGTGTGTTTAGTATGGGTCATCGTGTGTGTAGTCAGGGTCATCCTGTATGTAGTCACTGTCATCCTGTTTGTAGTCTGGGTCATCCTATGTGTCATCCGGTTCATCCTGTGTGTCGTCTGGGTCATCCTGTTTGTAGTCAGGATCATCCTATGTGTAATCAAGATCATTCTGTGTGTATTGAGGGTCTTAAGAGGCAAGTAAAGTAACAGGATTTGTCATCATACCCACTGACTTGATACAGGTCATTTTATCTCAGTTTCACAGAAGACTCTCATGACATGagttactggattgtctactCCAGAGTTGATTGTTTATAGACTGACTCCATATATACAACACATTAAAAGTCTAGACAATATCCATATATATATTCGGTtagatcagagaccatataatagatggtctctgGTTAGATCGAAGATGACTTTCACCGCTAACTTTTAGGGGAACCTCACTGAGATGAATTGCATGAGGATCATacattgtattgctgaaaagcatgtgcagatAATTTAGCGGTAGTCCTAAACAGCTCGTGAGTAAAACACAATCTTTAAAGATTCCAATATTTATTCTACATTTAAAATACAAAGTTGTTGCAAACCTTGTTCTGTGCACAATTCCCTTCACAATTTTGTGAACACCATGGTTCCTCACATCATAGTCCAAAAGTGTCCATCGAAGAAAACATTGCAACTTCAAAATAGACATGTTCTCTCATCCATGTTCTGGTTTTGCAAGGGGGTCTGAAGGAGGAGGCAACCCTCCACCAATACCACTTGAATACCACTAACAAAGACCTGACTTACGCATCAACTGTTAC is part of the Haliotis asinina isolate JCU_RB_2024 chromosome 6, JCU_Hal_asi_v2, whole genome shotgun sequence genome and harbors:
- the LOC137286261 gene encoding GDP-L-fucose synthase-like — translated: MATEKKVVMVTGGTGLVGKAIENIVTNELKRDDEEWHFVSSKDGDLSDLAQTEALFQRIKPTHVIHLAALVGGLFRNLKYNLDFLRVNIQINDNILHTSYKSGVKKVVSCLSTCIFPDKTTYPIDETMVHNGPPHDSNFGYSYAKRLIDIQNKAYHMQHGCHFTSVIPTNVFGAHDNFNLEDGHVLPGLMHKVYMAKKNNTPFTVWGTGSPLRQFVYSLDLARLFVWVLREYQEIDPIILSVGEEDEISIKRAAELVVEAMEFKGEVKYDTTKSDGQFKKTASNAKLRKYLPDFKFTPIEKAIKETCDWFVANFETARK